From the Natronogracilivirga saccharolytica genome, one window contains:
- a CDS encoding UpxY family transcription antiterminator, producing the protein MNTRWYVLYTRPRFEKKVEERLKEAGFEAWLPVQTVVRQWSDRKKKVVVPLFNGYVFVRTERKQLYHAVTVDGVACAVTFNGEPAPIRDEQIDMIKKILIGPDAFEVTERNFKKGEPVEIVDGPLKGNQGKWMDWRGSKRVCLEVEQLNHVILVEVPAPYIQKLKSDPV; encoded by the coding sequence ATGAATACCCGATGGTATGTCCTTTACACCAGGCCCAGATTTGAGAAAAAAGTCGAGGAGAGACTCAAGGAGGCGGGGTTTGAAGCCTGGCTGCCCGTTCAGACGGTGGTCAGGCAATGGAGCGATCGGAAAAAGAAGGTTGTAGTGCCTCTGTTTAATGGATATGTATTTGTCCGGACCGAAAGAAAACAGCTTTATCATGCTGTTACGGTCGACGGCGTTGCTTGCGCTGTGACGTTCAACGGGGAGCCGGCTCCCATTCGGGATGAACAAATTGATATGATAAAAAAGATTCTCATCGGTCCGGATGCTTTCGAAGTTACAGAACGAAACTTCAAAAAAGGAGAACCGGTGGAGATTGTGGACGGACCACTTAAAGGAAACCAGGGAAAATGGATGGACTGGAGGGGCAGCAAGCGGGTTTGTCTTGAAGTTGAACAGCTGAATCATGTAATCCTGGTCGAGGTTCCTGCTCCGTATATTCAGAAGCTCAAGTCGGACCCGGTATAA
- a CDS encoding DUF4835 family protein has translation MPAQALAQQVFNVSVDLNTSQISTTDHEYIYDLEPMIKEYLENNRWTEDRFEDVERINVNIQVVINSVEDRNFSATLLVSTERPIFNTLQVTPVLVITDNNWSFEFGSSTNLLHDTYQYDPIASVLDFYANIILGFDYDTFSELGGQDYFRNARRISDLGESSGSGWTASGSRRSRSDLVAQMLNPNYEDFRTALYLYHRKGLDLFTQSPDESRDNILEAFDLIQQSQRRTSARHVFELLFAAKHREFRAIFMEADTERRLEAYNILTTIDDSRISEYERLQR, from the coding sequence ATGCCAGCACAGGCCCTGGCTCAGCAGGTTTTCAATGTATCGGTTGATCTCAACACGAGCCAGATCAGCACCACAGATCATGAGTACATTTATGATCTGGAGCCGATGATCAAAGAGTATCTGGAAAACAACCGCTGGACCGAAGACCGGTTTGAAGATGTGGAGCGCATCAACGTGAATATCCAGGTTGTGATTAATTCGGTCGAAGACCGGAATTTCAGTGCCACGCTGCTTGTATCCACCGAAAGGCCCATTTTCAATACCCTCCAGGTCACCCCGGTTCTGGTCATCACCGACAACAACTGGTCATTTGAGTTCGGAAGCAGCACCAATCTGCTGCACGACACCTACCAGTACGATCCCATCGCATCCGTCCTTGACTTCTACGCCAACATTATTCTCGGCTTCGACTACGATACATTTTCGGAGTTGGGGGGACAGGATTACTTCCGCAATGCCCGCCGTATATCAGACCTCGGTGAGTCTTCCGGATCGGGATGGACGGCAAGCGGATCCCGCCGCAGCCGCAGCGACCTGGTCGCTCAAATGCTTAATCCCAATTACGAGGATTTCCGGACTGCGCTCTACCTGTATCATCGCAAAGGCCTTGACCTGTTTACGCAGTCTCCGGACGAATCACGCGACAATATCCTCGAGGCGTTTGATCTTATCCAGCAATCCCAGCGCAGAACCAGTGCCCGCCATGTCTTTGAACTGCTTTTTGCTGCCAAGCACCGTGAGTTCAGGGCTATATTTATGGAAGCAGACACCGAGCGCCGGCTTGAAGCCTACAACATTCTGACGACCATAGACGACAGCCGCATCTCTGAGTACGAGCGGCTTCAGAGATGA
- a CDS encoding ComEA family DNA-binding protein → MELFLEYADYDEFESQEAMEAYLEDLSEIFPLDVNRAAIEKLLMIPGIPERIVHMIDEHRSHNHISSIEDLQEIRGIGTAKVASLRPWLSAGHKRSGLHSVRQDVTVRQMFRFQQVLEKASGYSAQDGTEPHYLGPPFRLQHRQQVSGSRVAANLTQVKLPGEPFEAPAGFDFTSANISISDTGPVSRFVLGDYSARFGQGLVMWSSASFGKGGVSHTAPYRRAHGIMPYGSSGQAGFLRGVAAETKLPVPFVTRSPINSSGNRTKSGDPALVISGFHSSRNRTAVELQGDTIRPPSQSPFHRTENELSRKNNTKEFVTGGNISVRSQRWSAGVTYASFRLNRPVVPASGSSPFRGRDTRNISSDIVVTHNRFRLFAEYALKLSESGDDASGYSQALHPFSTGSSVNGNSTTGNSTTGNTASRNAWIAGISGTIGISDWILSLRNYGPGYWSESGSAFGEGSAPPGNQSGWYAGFRVRPHSRFHIHGFLDRFHFPAPVRSNIRPSAGYEPMIALQYRPSTGMSINVRLRYKKRDTEAEVQDDYLRNIRISSYDTRLAGRFQIDWHVTGSLFLRSQYDMVRTGGLHQETNNGMSLTKVIRTAFRKRWRVDMGLTAFQTTGFSSRLHVYQHDLTHSMASGMVYGTGRRSYLVVRYRPFDSILAEIKYSRTHHFDRAHVGTGHDMTAGPVRSAAGVQLIFQY, encoded by the coding sequence TTGGAACTCTTTCTTGAGTATGCAGACTACGATGAATTCGAGAGTCAGGAAGCGATGGAGGCTTACCTTGAAGACCTGTCCGAAATTTTTCCTCTGGATGTTAACCGTGCTGCTATCGAAAAGTTGTTGATGATCCCGGGCATCCCCGAGCGCATAGTACATATGATTGATGAACACAGAAGTCATAACCACATTTCATCAATCGAAGATCTTCAGGAGATCCGTGGAATCGGAACTGCCAAAGTTGCTTCTCTGCGCCCATGGCTTTCCGCCGGTCACAAAAGATCGGGACTGCATTCAGTCCGGCAAGATGTCACTGTAAGGCAAATGTTCCGGTTTCAGCAGGTGCTTGAGAAAGCATCGGGGTATTCAGCACAAGATGGGACAGAACCCCACTATCTCGGCCCGCCCTTCCGGCTTCAGCACAGACAACAGGTATCCGGAAGCCGGGTTGCAGCCAATCTGACCCAAGTAAAGCTGCCGGGTGAGCCATTCGAGGCGCCGGCCGGATTTGATTTCACCTCTGCCAACATCTCCATCAGTGACACCGGGCCGGTCAGCAGGTTTGTTTTGGGAGATTATTCGGCACGTTTTGGTCAGGGACTTGTGATGTGGAGCAGTGCCTCTTTTGGCAAAGGCGGGGTTTCGCACACCGCGCCATACCGCAGAGCCCATGGGATTATGCCATACGGATCCTCCGGGCAGGCGGGGTTCCTGCGTGGAGTGGCTGCAGAAACAAAGCTTCCAGTGCCCTTTGTGACCCGAAGCCCCATAAACAGTTCAGGCAACCGAACAAAATCCGGAGACCCGGCTTTGGTGATTTCCGGATTCCATTCCTCCCGCAACCGCACTGCTGTTGAACTGCAGGGAGATACCATAAGACCTCCCTCCCAAAGCCCGTTCCATCGCACTGAAAACGAACTGTCCAGAAAAAACAACACGAAAGAATTTGTTACCGGCGGCAATATATCGGTCCGAAGTCAGCGATGGTCTGCCGGGGTCACATATGCTTCATTCCGGTTGAACCGGCCGGTTGTTCCCGCATCCGGATCGTCACCATTCAGGGGACGTGATACCCGCAACATCAGTTCAGACATTGTGGTTACACACAACAGGTTTCGCCTGTTTGCAGAATATGCGCTGAAACTCAGTGAATCTGGAGATGACGCATCCGGATACAGTCAGGCTTTACATCCTTTTTCAACGGGGAGTTCGGTAAACGGGAATTCAACAACCGGGAATTCAACAACCGGGAATACAGCATCCCGGAATGCATGGATCGCGGGGATATCCGGAACAATCGGCATCTCAGACTGGATTTTATCCCTGCGAAACTATGGGCCCGGCTACTGGTCGGAATCCGGCAGTGCATTTGGCGAGGGCAGTGCTCCGCCCGGGAATCAGTCGGGCTGGTATGCGGGTTTTCGTGTTCGTCCCCACAGCAGGTTTCATATACACGGATTTCTCGACAGATTCCACTTTCCTGCTCCCGTCAGAAGTAACATCCGGCCATCGGCTGGATATGAACCGATGATCGCGCTTCAGTACCGGCCGTCGACAGGAATGAGCATCAACGTTCGGCTGCGATACAAAAAACGCGACACAGAGGCGGAGGTTCAGGATGATTATCTCAGGAATATCAGAATCAGCAGTTATGACACACGTCTGGCCGGCCGGTTTCAGATTGACTGGCATGTTACCGGCAGTCTTTTTTTAAGATCGCAGTATGATATGGTCAGAACCGGTGGTCTGCATCAGGAAACAAACAACGGGATGTCACTGACCAAAGTGATTCGAACTGCGTTCCGGAAGCGCTGGCGGGTTGACATGGGACTGACGGCATTCCAGACCACTGGTTTCTCGTCTCGGCTGCATGTCTACCAGCATGATCTGACACATTCCATGGCATCGGGCATGGTTTACGGAACCGGGCGGCGCAGCTACCTGGTCGTGCGCTATCGTCCCTTTGATTCCATTCTGGCAGAAATAAAATACAGCCGGACACATCATTTTGACCGGGCGCATGTTGGAACGGGCCATGACATGACTGCCGGTCCGGTGCGTTCTGCGGCAGGCGTTCAGCTGATTTTTCAATATTGA